A genomic segment from Eremothecium gossypii ATCC 10895 chromosome III, complete sequence encodes:
- the VFA1 gene encoding Vfa1p (Syntenic homolog of Saccharomyces cerevisiae YER128W (VFA1)): MDKYAKRKVAARDAGGCLICDSRTVTVLHCAASGDWFFCCDLHLQDNPQFAQPNYTPAYHAACRRVADLASRLAASEKAAAAGWDSWLGRFAASKKKPAVPAKDGNVSAQGQDKTEDKEEKPAEVSAADLRREYERELATVATLRNKPATYTLSAVMLTSRLERRTRVAARAERAREEEQAYSNTDPQQLLQTYHFPELPKPKR, encoded by the coding sequence ATGGACAAATACGCCAAACGCAAGGTCGCCGCGAGAGACGCCGGCGGATGCCTGATATGCGACAGTCGCACGGTCACGGTCCTCCACTGTGCCGCGAGCGGCGATTGGTTTTTTTGCTGTGACCTGCATCTGCAGGACAACCCGCAGTTTGCGCAGCCAAACTATACGCCCGCGTACCACGCCGCATGCCGCCGCGTCGCAGACCTTGCCAGCCGCCTTGCCGCCTCCGAAAaggctgccgccgccggaTGGGACAGCTGGCTCGGCCGCTTCGCCGCCTCCAAGAAGAAGCCTGCGGTCCCCGCCAAGGACGGTAATGTGTCCGCGCAGGGCCAGGACAAGACAGAGGACAAAGAGGAGAAGCCTGCGGAGGTCTCTGCGGCGGATCTGCGCCGCGAATACGAACGGGAACTGGCCACGGTAGCGACTCTCCGCAATAAGCCGGCTACATACACACTCAGTGCGGTCATGCTGACGTCTCGTCTCGAGCGCCGGACGCGCGTGGCAGCACGCGCAGAACGGGCTCGTGAAGAGGAACAGGCATATAGCAACACTGATCCGCAGCAACTACTGCAAACATACCATTTCCCAGAGCTGCCTAAGCCGAAGCGGTAG
- a CDS encoding ACL049Wp (NOHBY304; No homolog in Saccharomyces cerevisiae): MASARSGYAVIITASKTGLGLSRAQKTARTHAPLVAQLPPDVCSAETAPHLPPSFVDSGIHRAAGRHARAGPSFNSDSHCARYTSHAPAAPAISRRPRPLRSGRPPLRDARGPRPGCSASGPSCLATRLPATKTTYREELAYIAHQTASQTNPAGRLRFRSMQGRRASSTRPPGRSVPEASRLRKLSNAKLLVVFGTVSLV, translated from the coding sequence ATGGCCTCGGCTAGGTCCGGCTACGCCGTCATCATTACTGCAAGTAAGACAGGGCTGGGCCTCTCGCGCGCCCAGAAGACGGCCAGGACGCATGCGCCCCTCGTGGCGCAGCTCCCGCCCGACGTCTGTAGCGCAGAGACTGCCCCGCACCTGCCGCCTAGCTTCGTCGATAGCGGCATACATAGAGCGGCCGGACGCCATGCGCGCGCCGGTCCGTCATTTAATTCAGATAGCCACTGCGCACGTTACACTAGCCACGCcccggccgcgcccgccaTCTCGCGCCGTCCCCGGCCCCTGCGCTCGGGACGGCCGCCCCTGAGAGACGCTCGAGGGCCGCGGCCCGGCTGTAGTGCGTCGGGTCCCAGTTGCCTGGCTACACGCCTTCCGGCCACCAAGACTACGTACCGCGAAGAACTCGCATACATAGCGCACCAGACTGCATCGCAGACGAACCCAGCCGGCCGGCTGCGTTTTCGGAGCATGCAGGGCAGGCGCGCTTCCTCGACGCGGCCGCCGGGACGCAGCGTACCGGAGGCTTCGCGACTACGGAAATTGTCCAACGCAAAGCTGCTCGTAGTTTTCGGAACGGTTTCACTAGTGTGA
- a CDS encoding uncharacterized protein (Syntenic homolog of Saccharomyces cerevisiae YIL067C), translating to MRRNMSRRSSYNAELRHRMSVEEPKPPKQKYGRLMRWLHKVWDGPAHPSDEVPTRYSRLGFIQSIDGVPRRLWRGVNKTGVKAIILVLYGCLWLAVGLGILYPSLVALPYHKGSEGKTPVVALSCTSKLHWLGKNNDCDLNARRCRPSPNEEHIVRCPALCDHDGLLFSAIPVGDKLLKYTMHVVGGGSRADDARAITYPYRGDSTVCSSAMHAGLISPAYGGCVRVAMRGQQNSYPSRRGRTGWSANFDSFFPTSFEFLKLDGSQYGCRDPRVPFTVCNMIFSLPVLYFYNMLVGFWVLMLAGYWTLVLAMDPPVFIDPNNRYSIYSLWSIGCERLLPLGFILYVMWRVAVRKLEGGPPLMRILLFYPLFWLGTLNNITFDRLPVDRLTPKDLQERAGTAAAVFILGILIAVCVAVQAHAVWKAGRLRKYVVLYLGLVAGLVFLGLLPGLNLRIHHYILGLLFLPGCATRGPSAYLFQGVLLGLVISGVGKWGFASIVETNLALARGEAGFTDKPPTLNFDPAVPHAVSWTPRTEAGINGSKYDAFSLLVNDIEVYVGSNTTVDLEVLSEENKEFGYMLRNATQGARAGPPLYIRVASRSQYDLHVRSDYTSAGVLDWSSGSWTPPDNAVVT from the coding sequence ATGAGAAGGAATATGTCCCGGCGCTCATCATATAATGCGGAGCTGAGGCATCGGATGTCTGTAGAGGAGCCCAAACCCCCGAAACAAAAGTACGGAAGGCTGATGCGGTGGCTACATAAGGTGTGGGACGGCCCGGCCCATCCATCGGATGAGGTGCCCACTCGGTACAGCAGGCTGGGGTTCATACAGTCGATTGACGGCGTCCCACGGAGGCTCTGGCGGGGGGTGAATAAGACCGGGGTAAAAGCTATAATTCTTGTGTTATATGGCTGTCTGTGGCTGGCGGTCGGGCTGGGCATACTGTATCCCTCTCTTGTCGCGCTGCCTTACCACAAGGGAAGCGAGGGGAAGACGCCGGTGGTTGCGCTGAGTTGCACGAGCAAGCTGCATTGGTTGGGGAAAAATAACGATTGCGACCTCAATGCGCGGAGGTGCAGGCCCTCGCCCAATGAGGAGCACATTGTGCGCTGCCCCGCGCTGTGCGACCACGACGGCCTGCTTTTTTCTGCAATACCGGTGGGTGACAAGCTGCTCAAGTATACCATGCACGTAGTCGGCGGCGGCTCGCGCGCGGACGACGCGAGAGCGATCACGTACCCCTACCGCGGCGACTCGACGGTGTGCTCGAGCGCCATGCATGCGGGTCTCATTTCGCCGGCCTACGGAGGGTGCGTGCGCGTTGCGATGAGGGGCCAACAAAACAGCTACCCGTCCAGAAGAGGCCGCACCGGGTGGTCAGCGAACTTCGACTCGTTCTTCCCCACCTCCTTTGAGTTTCTAAAGCTGGATGGCTCCCAGTACGGGTGTCGCGACCCGCGGGTGCCATTCACCGTCTGCAACATGATCTTCTCGCTGCCAGTCCTGTACTTCTACAACATGCTCGTCGGGTTTTGGGTGCTGATGCTCGCTGGGTACTGGACGCTAGTCCTGGCGATGGATCCGCCGGTGTTCATCGACCCCAACAACCGGTATTCGATCTATTCGCTGTGGAGCATCGGCTGTGAGCGGCTGCTACCCCTGGGGTTCATTCTGTATGTGATGTGGCGCGTCGCAGTGCGCAAACTGGAGGGAGGACCGCCGCTAATGAGAATACTGCTCTTCTATCCTCTATTTTGGTTGGGCACTCTGAACAATATCACTTTCGACAGGTTGCCAGTGGACCGCCTGACCCCCAAAGACCTTCAGGAAAGGGCGGGCACAGCTGCAGCCGTGTTTATTTTGGGGATTTTGATAGCTGTTTGCGTTGCGGTGCAAGCACACGCAGTGTGGAAGGCAGGCCGCCTAAGGAAATACGTGGTGCTTTACCTGGGCCTTGTTGCGGGATTGGTGTTTCTGGGCCTGTTACCTGGTCTGAATCTCAGGATACACCATTACATTTTGGGACTTCTTTTCCTTCCTGGCTGCGCAACACGCGGCCCGTCGGCTTATCTGTTTCAAGGTGTGCTACTGGGCCTTGTGATTTCTGGCGTTGGTAAATGGGGATTCGCGAGCATTGTCGAGACTAATTTGGCATTAGCACGTGGTGAAGCCGGCTTCACAGATAAACCGCCAACTCTAAATTTCGATCCAGCAGTTCCACATGCTGTTTCGTGGACGCCGCGTACCGAGGCGGGCATCAACGGCAGCAAGTACGACGCTTTTTCCCTCCTAGTCAATGATATTGAGGTGTACGTTGGATCAAACACCACAGTGGACCTTGAGGTGCTATCTGAGGAAAATAAAGAGTTCGGTTACATGTTGCGGAACGCAACGCAGGGCGCGAGAGCCGGCCCACCGCTGTACATCCGGGTTGCCAGTCGGTCCCAATACGATCTCCATGTCCGTAGTGACTATACGAGTGCCGGTGTGCTCGACTGGTCCTCGGGAAGTTGGACCCCTCCAGATAATGCTGTGGTTACTTGA
- the SAK1 gene encoding serine/threonine protein kinase SAK1 (Syntenic homolog of Saccharomyces cerevisiae YER129W (SAK1) and YGL179C (TOS3)): MNNNQEPTESEGVAAAGGPNLEISRGEHGEPTCMPGKVEGYEADELSSSDSLNLLLERQRERQLNHPLHQNHIKAAHVQPGGRKVKETHKISLEYDPISKRKVLNTYEIIRELGSGQHGKVKLALDLVTKQHVAIKIVDRHGKKKSSWKLKKTPVREESEKIRREIAIMKKCDHEHVVKLIEVLDDMKSRKIYLVLEYCSKGEVKWCPGDQLEAAARGPPLLTFQRTREILRGVVLGLEYLHYQGIIHRDIKPANLLLSEHDIVKISDFGVSLASSNSGTPSSRSSSSSSVKGVLGAEGPDDLELAKTAGTPAFFAPEICLGSDAYEKLNIDRQSNPCSGSLISYMIDIWALGVTLYCLLFGKLPFIAEYEMELFEKIVNDPLEFPRLEFMQSNGVSMISCKEEYLSAQDLLNKLLEKNPMQRINIVDIKAHPFVCWDFDHVDGLSGQRISMRQAEKQKFLRHQDEEYKQISVSHDEVDNAVNGIGKGLKKSQIDTLFDSGVVKNKPLLNPTSVIDACALLKKPKTKDLKDRHSPTVFDSIRRETFSPTDIDSLNFILSEGSIANSKDFLPGQPSTPSPLHQPPIQAELSARELFQRELQKFDNDRDPNSIVSLPVNSSFASLDSFYIDNYAVNDTNVEAEFTPSFPTNDQRISSSYQQFTSSNLPHKGASALLSPFSNMNVSGTPKAQDKILASPPPLSINTLQLDSKRNGRIPRVSSILSPQSTTTRSSSSAELSPAAFASRFRMTPTAAIASSESAIRLDNRSQKSELATPRLSIGTNGTSQTILAKRYDSSRSLASQVTKSTPLKQGNPPLTKKIIFQELHGSDEEKDSITTDSAAYMSTESAGEYSYDGTKSDTESLPFEFGIDSEHGSEISLRNVPAVGGIDSFCQPETLSASSASTASDADDDELVFPPRHVGRSRRFSSSADNSSSRALGVSQPAISEEATDIAPASISGQLKASDSLSTLTQINSARTVNTPSGDGVNSVRLNTDPSYVLPVSQDVEDSIDVPAEVLHMIPELHKQDRGNMDPVTQTGGVLTNSWLLPHTAAQATTQEAHVDQVLITSSQDHSHHLSSRDLLQSVLSSSDTSRRSSLHGGTSVHSPTSTSAAQDESRLINAAKKLARIRKTDDSSGLTMSFRRQSLAPEFRHKEAHSKSRSCSISLGQLDKRNNDTLGSPYN, from the coding sequence ATGAACAATAACCAAGAGCCTACAGAATCTGAAGGCGTTGCTGCGGCCGGCGGTCCGAACCTAGAGATCAGCCGGGGCGAACATGGCGAACCAACATGCATGCCGGGCAAAGTGGAGGGGTACGAGGCAGACGAGCTCTCATCGAGCGATTCGCTCAATTTGCTGTTGGAGCGCCAGCGCGAACGGCAGTTGAATCATCCACTGCACCAGAACCACATCAAGGCTGCTCATGTACAGCCTGGGGGGCGGAAGGTAAAAGAGACACACAAAATATCGCTTGAGTACGACCCAATTTCGAAACGGAAGGTGCTTAATACCTACGAGATAATCCGGGAGCTTGGGAGCGGCCAACACGGGAAAGTAAAACTAGCGCTTGACCTCGTGACGAAACAACATGTCGCAATCAAGATCGTGGACAGACACGGCAAGAAGAAGAGTTCATGGAAGCTCAAGAAGACGCCTGTACGTGAGGAGAGTGAAAAGATAAGAAGGGAAATAGCGATAATGAAGAAGTGTGACCACGAGCATGTTGTGAAGTTGATCGAGGTTCTCGACGACATGAAGTCACGGAAAATATACTTGGTGCTAGAGTACTGTTCCAAAGGTGAAGTAAAGTGGTGTCCCGGCGACCAGTTggaagctgctgcgcgcgggcCACCTTTGCTTACGTTTCAGCGAACGCGGGAGATTCTACGTGGTGTTGTACTTGGTTTGGAATATTTGCATTATCAGGGGATCATTCATCGTGATATTAAGCCAGCCAACTTGCTTCTTTCAGAGCATGACATCGTGAAAATTTCTGACTTTGGTGTGTCCTTAGCTTCATCGAACTCAGGTACACCCTCGTCACGctcctcttcctcctcTTCAGTTAAAGGTGTCTTGGGGGCTGAAGGTCCCGATGACTTGGAATTGGCGAAAACCGCGGGTACTCCAGCTTTCTTTGCTCCGGAGATATGTTTAGGCAGTGATGCATATGAAAAATTAAACATTGATAGACAAAGCAACCCATGTTCTGGGTCCTTAATTTCATATATGATAGATATATGGGCGTTAGGTGTTACGTTATACTGTTTGTTATTTGGAAAGTTGCCATTCATTGCGGAATATGAGATGGAGTTATTCGAAAAGATAGTTAACGATCCACTAGAGTTTCCAAGGCTAGAATTCATGCAATCCAACGGCGTGTCGATGATCTCGTGCAAAGAAGAATATCTATCGGCACAGGATTTGTTAAACAAACTCTTAGAAAAGAATCCAATGCAGCGAATAAATATTGTTGACATTAAGGCACATCCGTTTGTATGTTGGGATTTTGATCATGTAGATGGGCTAAGTGGACAGAGAATCAGTATGAGGCAGGCGGAAAAGCAAAAGTTTCTAAGACACCAGGATGAAGAATACAAACAAATCTCTGTCTCTCACGATGAGGTGGACAATGCTGTTAACGGCATAGGTAAAGGACTAAAGAAGTCACAAATTGATACCCTTTTTGATTCCGGAGTGGTTAAAAATAAGCCTCTTCTGAACCCTACTTCGGTAATAGACGCATGCGCTCTCCTTAAAAAGCCCAAGACCAAAGATCTCAAAGACAGACACAGCCCAACCGTATTTGATTCCATCAGAAGAGAGACCTTTTCACCCACAGATATCGACAGCCTTAACTTTATATTAAGCGAAGGGTCTATTGCAAATAGTAAAGATTTCCTACCGGGTCAACCCTCTACCCCATCGCCATTGCACCAGCCACCCATTCAGGCGGAATTAAGTGCCAGGGAATTATTTCAACGTGAATTACAAAAATTCGATAATGACAGAGATCCCAATTCAATTGTTTCGTTGCCGGTCAACTCTTCCTTTGCTTCTTTGGACAGTTTTTACATTGATAACTACGCTGTGAATGATACAAACGTCGAAGCTGAATTTACTCCCTCTTTCCCCACAAACGATCAGCGGATTTCATCTTCATATCAGCAATTCACTTCTTCTAATTTACCCCACAAGGGCGCAAGTGCTCTTCTAAGTCCTTTCAGCAACATGAACGTGTCGGGGACACCAAAAGCTCAGGATAAGATATTAGCATCGCCACCACCGTTGAGCATAAATACATTGCAGCTTGATTCCAAAAGGAATGGTCGTATTCCTCGAGTCAGCAGTATTCTTTCTCCACAATCTACAACTACCAGATCCAGTTCTAGTGCAGAGCTCTCACCTGCGGCGTTTGCTAGTCGCTTCCGAATGACTCCAACAGCTGCAATAGCATCGTCTGAAAGCGCAATTAGGCTTGACAATAGATCACAAAAATCCGAACTTGCTACCCCTCGGTTGTCCATTGGTACAAATGGAACATCACAGACAATTCTTGCCAAAAGATATGACAGTTCTCGAAGTTTAGCCTCGCAAGTGACAAAGTCTACTCCTTTGAAACAGGGAAATCCTCCATTAACCAAGAAGATTATTTTTCAAGAGTTACATGGGAGCGATGAAGAAAAGGATTCAATAACAACGGACTCGGCTGCATATATGAGCACTGAATCTGCTGGTGAGTATAGCTACGATGGCACAAAATCAGATACAGAATCTCTTCCATTTGAATTTGGTATTGATTCGGAACACGGGAGCGAGATATCTTTGCGAAATGTCCCTGCTGTCGGCGGTATCGATTCTTTTTGCCAACCCGAGACATTAAGCGCCTCCTCTGCTAGTACTGCAAGCGATGCAGATGATGATGAACTGGTATTCCCCCCCAGGCATGTTGGACGTAGCCGCCGTTTTTCCTCTTCCGCAGACAATTCCTCTAGCAGGGCCCTAGGTGTTTCTCAGCCAGCGATCTCAGAAGAAGCAACCGATATAGCTCCTGCATCTATATCTGGACAGCTAAAAGCTTCTGACAGCTTGTCAACTTTGACACAGATAAACTCTGCCAGGACTGTGAATACGCCATCCGGCGATGGTGTAAACTCTGTACGCCTGAACACTGATCCAAGCTATGTTTTGCCCGTTAGCCAAGATGTTGAAGACAGTATTGATGTTCCCGCGGAGGTTTTGCATATGATACCTGAATTACATAAACAAGACCGAGGAAATATGGATCCTGTTACTCAAACAGGCGGAGTTCTAACTAATAGCTGGTTGCTACCGCACACAGCTGCGCAGGCCACAACGCAAGAGGCACATGTCGATCAAGTACTGATTACGAGTTCGCAAGACCATTCTCATCATTTGTCATCTAGGGATCTTTTACAGAGTGTATTAAGCTCGTCGGATACTTCGCGACGCTCATCATTGCATGGTGGAACGTCTGTACACTCACCGACTTCTACCTCCGCAGCCCAAGACGAAAGTAGGTTAATCAACGCTGCCAAAAAACTAGCACGTATACGGAAAACTGATGATTCTTCTGGGTTAACGATGTCTTTTCGAAGGCAAAGTCTTGCACCTGAATTTCGGCATAAAGAAGCTCACAGCAAGTCTAGGTCGTGTTCTATATCGCTTGGACAGTTGGATAAGCGGAACAATGACACACTAGGAAGCCCATATAACTAA
- the LCP5 gene encoding small subunit rRNA maturation protein LCP5 (Syntenic homolog of Saccharomyces cerevisiae YER127W (LCP5)), with the protein MGELRQVLRQINESLSQTDAALDRLQQTYEAGPAADEAVTALAAKSGTEAGSDKVSLLSLKNGSMLAYVSSLLLLVGEKLSPEGSTGERGRAGAIEQRVCLERGIKPLEKKLGYQLDKLTRAYVRLQKEHAAAAERARARSEADANADADSSDEEDEEALSYRPNAGALAAAAAPGGGRGDERGGTYKPPKIAAALPPQRGQHFEDRFNAQDHKDRSSRSRMQAMDEFIREQADRPEWEASVGANIVDHGKGGIKSARDHDRDSEMTRFEEENFTRLNSVGNKAEKRKAKQRERFAKVSMIGGEDFSIFSSKRRLEDSTARKAHKKPRSSWDRAKKKL; encoded by the coding sequence ATGGGGGAACTGCGTCAAGTGCTGAGGCAGATCAATGAGTCACTTTCACAGACGGACGCCGCGCTAGACCGGCTGCAGCAGACGTACGAAGCCGGCCCTGCAGCAGACGAGGCCGTGACTGCCCTGGCTGCGAAGAGTGGCACCGAAGCGGGCAGCGATAAGGTGTCGCTGCTGTCGCTGAAGAACGGTAGTATGCTGGCATACGTGAGCAGCCTGCTGCTCCTAGTGGGCGAGAAGCTATCGCCGGAGGGCAGCACAGGCGAGCGCGGGCGTGCCGGCGCGATCGAGCAGCGGGTGTGCTTGGAGCGCGGCATCAAGCCGCTGGAGAAGAAGCTGGGCTATCAACTGGACAAGCTGACGCGCGCGTACGTGCGGCTGCAGAAGGAGCACGCGGCAGCGGCCGAGCGCGCACGGGCGCGCAGCGAGGCGGACGCGAACGCGGACGCGGACTCGTCGGAtgaggaggacgaggaggcaCTGAGCTACAGGCCCAATGCGGGTGCGctggcggccgcggccgcgccagGCGGGGGCCGCGGCGACGAGCGTGGCGGGACGTATAAGCCGCCCAAGATCGCCGCAGCTCTTCCGCCACAGCGGGGACAGCACTTCGAGGACCGCTTCAACGCACAGGACCACAAGGACCGCTCGTCGCGCTCGCGGATGCAGGCAATGGACGAGTTCATCCGCGAGCAGGCCGACAGGCCCGAGTGGGAGGCCTCTGTGGGCGCGAACATTGTGGACCACGGGAAGGGCGGGATCAAGTCTGCCAGAGACCACGACCGTGACAGCGAGATGACGCGCTTCGAGGAGGAGAACTTCACGCGCCTGAACTCGGTCGGCAACAAGGCCGAGAAGCGCAAGGCCAAGCAGCGCGAGCGCTTTGCCAAAGTCAGCATGATCGGCGGTGAGGACTTCAGCATCTTCAGCTCGAAGCGCCGCCTCGAGGACAGCACTGCCAGAAAGGCACACAAGAAACCCCGCAGCTCTTGGGACAGAGCCAAGAAGAAGCTTTAG
- the NSA2 gene encoding rRNA-processing protein NSA2 (Syntenic homolog of Saccharomyces cerevisiae YER126C (NSA2)): protein MPQNEYIEQHIKKHGRRLDHEERKRKREAREAHKISEKAQKLTGWKGKQFAKKRYAEKVAMRKKIKAHEQSKLKGAAKPLEDSGEALPAYLLDREQANSAKAISSSIKQKRLEKADKFSVPLPKVRGISEEEMFKVVKTGKSKTKSWKRMITKHTFVGEGFTRRPVKMERIIRPSALRQKKANVTHPELGVTVFLPILGVKKNPQSPMYTQLGVLTKGTIIEVNVSELGMVTSGGKVVWGKYAQITNEPDRDGCVNAVLLV, encoded by the coding sequence ATGCCTCAGAACGAGTATATCGAACAGCACATCAAGAAGCACGGGCGCCGTCTGGATCACGAGGAGCGGAAGCGTAAGCGGGAGGCCAGAGAGGCGCACAAGATATCCGAGAAGGCGCAGAAGCTGACTGGATGGAAGGGTAAGCAGTTCGCGAAGAAGCGGTATGCCGAGAAGGTCGCCATGCGCAAGAAGATCAAGGCGCATGAGCAGTCGAAGCTCAAGGGCGCGGCGAAGCCCCTGGAGGACAGCGGCGAGGCGCTGCCCGCGTATCTGCTTGACAGAGAGCAGGCCAACAGCGCCAAGGCGATCTCGTCGAGCATCAAGCAGAAGCGGCTGGAGAAGGCAGACAAGTTCTCCGTGCCGCTGCCCAAGGTGCGCGGGATCAGCGAGGAGGAGATGTTCAAGGTGGTCAAGACCGGGAAGTCCAAGACCAAGAGCTGGAAGCGCATGATCACCAAGCACACGTTCGTGGGCGAGGGCTTCACGCGCCGCCCCGTGAAGATGGAGCGCATCATCCGCCCGTCGGCGCTGCGCCAGAAAAAGGCCAACGTCACGCACCCCGAGCTCGGCGTCACGGTCTTCCTGCCCATCCTGGGCGTCAAGAAGAACCCGCAGTCGCCCATGTACACGCAGCTTGGCGTGCTGACGAAGGGTACGATCATCGAGGTCAACGTCTCCGAGCTGGGGATGGTCACGTCCGGCGGCAAGGTGGTCTGGGGTAAGTATGCCCAGATCACCAACGAGCCCGACCGGGACGGCTGTGTCAACGccgtgctgctggtgtAG